The window ATCCGCGGTGCTGTATTTAGTCTTTGGGCTATTCAGGACGAAGTATATGTAGACAGGtggcgacacagaagaatGAAGTAGACAGGAGGGAATGAGAGGTGCAATAGTGCAACTCGGGCAAACGCTCGTTTGGTTCCCCGACGGTTGTGCCGCCGGCTGGCAATCATGCGCCAATGAAATGTTGGCAAATGCTCTCGTCTTGCGGTGGACGTGGACTGAGGGGGAAAAGGATGGTTAAAACAGCGGGGTTGGGAACGAACATGTGCACGGTGTATTGTCATGGAGTCTGACTAAACTAACAAGTGTTTTCTACTGTGAAACGATGGTAAAGTTTTGTTAATCTAACCTCGGAGAGGTTTTACGTGgcaagcggagaagaaagtaCGAGTGGTGATTTTTTGCCTTTGCAGAAGGACTGCAGGCTTCACCGGTGATTGTCCCGGCCAATCACTTTCCAGCCGGTTTCCGTGTATGCTCAAATCATTCACAGAGGCAAATTGACATTGAATTCTTGTACGAATCTGTTGGGGGGAAAGAACTGCATTTTCCTTGCAAGACAGTTCATCAAAACGTTCCCGACTTCCGGGATGGACGGTAAACACCGGCAATTAACCGATGGTGTTTGACTGGCTCTGCCGTGCGATGTTTCTGAACCGCAGTCATAAACGTCCCGGTAGACCAGGTCAGAACACGAGGAAATGAACGGAGTGGAGAATGAACAAAGATTCTCTGATACAGGCCGATGAACGCCTTGACTGAGGCTTCTTCGATACGCCATGCAACACGGGTTTAGGGACTTCAAGACACACAGCTCTCTCCCTTGCCTGTACTTTGTTCGAAGTAGCGAGTAAACAGGTCCAGTCACAACGGCTCAGGCATTCCTTTTCGACTCGAATCGTTTGTTTACACTTTTAAAGCGTAATTGTCGGTATAACGCGCAAGATGCATGGTCAAACTTCTCATTCTGAATACGACGGAAGTCCCTTCTGTGTGCATACACGCAGTATGTGACCCACAGCGGAAGTCACAATTGTTCGAGGTTAAAGATGGACGTAAAGACACAGGGCAGAAGCCGGAATTTTAAGGGTGAAGAGCAAATCGATGAAAAAGAGATGACAAGGCCATAGCCAGAGAGGCCACTAGCCCCATGTGGGGCCCTCAAACGAGTGTTTATAACGCATACTCGCTTCAAGAGCTGCTGCTTGCTAGCAAGGCGAAATGgcaaggaaaaagacacgtACCGAGTCAGTTTCTGAACGAAAGCGTCCCCTGGTTAGCTAAAAAAATCGCAAGCGCTCAGCACCGTGTTAAGCACACCGGCTGTCAGACAAAAATCATACAAGGGCTCATATGCATCCACGTCCACCAAGGCTGCAGCACTGTGCGTGTAGACAAAAAGGAGCTTAACAGTGTGTCGCACATTCCTTACTGAGGGATACCAGTTTGTTCGGATTCACGGAAGCTGGGCATTCTCTTCAAATATCCGTGTACCTGGTGTCTAGCAATATTCACCACCAACCACACAAGAAAGTAAACAGGCAGTCTGCCCTTGTATATTGTGGGGTCCTACCGCTTTTAGCTCAGAACTGCCTTTCATTTTACGCTGGAGGATTGCTCGTCTTCACGGTGTAGCCTCCGCAGCCTCCTTCCTTCACAAGTACCGGTTTGGTGTGCAGAAAGCGTTACAGCTAAACCGATCCACGTCGGAGTATACGTTTCTGCGTTCGTTCTTTCCCGTGGTACAGTTGTCTAGTCCAGAAAGGTTCACatctgtgtttctttttgCGTGTCCTGCGGACCTCAACCACGGTCCGGTCTAAAAGCAGCTTCTCGGCAATCCAGATACATATTGTACCGACAGTGTTCGACGCTCCAAAGCGACGGTCCGCAACCGCGTGGGTGTTGAGGCGTTTCGGCCCATCCGTCATGGTACtcccctttccttcgctttcttgaTTTTGTCTACCATGACGCGACACAAGGAGAggctctgtttcgtctccctctgaaCCATGGCTCAGCCAGGACCGTCAGTGCCTTTGTCAAAAGACGGCCCGGCtctgtcgcgttcctcttcctcgtcttcacttTGGAGCGtcgggaaaggaggaaaccgaggagaaacgcgatcTAAACCTGTGAACGGGAAGGCGTCGCACAAGCAAAACCGGGCCCCTCGTCACAAAGGCAGATTCGCAAACTCAGAAGCCCTCGTCGGCCGTGCCTGGGAAGCACTGGTGAACACTTTCGCCGGGTGCCATTATATTCTGAGACAAAATGAACATGGATTGCAtccgcttttccctcctATTTCGACGTCACCCCCCATGAAGAGGACCGGGGCGTCAGGAGGGAGAGGGTCGCTTCTCATAAGCCAGCCTTTTCAGTCAAACGCGTTAACCTACCAACATGCACTTGGCCTCCCAGCCTGTGACGATCCGCTCAGATGCTTAACCGGAGGTCAGGAGAATTCTCGTGAAAACGACCCAGGACGACGCTCCACGAAAAATCCAGTCGCCAGAGAACGCGTTTCCGACGCGTTCTCTGGCGGCCGATCTGCTGGTCCCGCAGCCCTGGTCGACGCATTCCCCAACAGCCTCGGGAATGGCCACGGGGGCAAGAGGGACGGGACCTCCTCAGCGACTGAGAGCGAAAACTACGTGCAGACGCCGAGACAGCTGCTGCGAAAGCGCAGCACACGCCGAGGTGTACTATCGGAAGCAGAGATGTTGGATAGGCTAACGAACCAGAAAATAGCGGAGATCCAATACGAATTCGCCGCCCGAAATGGAGAAGTGGATGTGGTCGAGTTCATTCATATTCTCGGGCGTCAGCTCCGAGATgccgaagaaacagaagtAGACTGTGTAGCTGGAGCGCCCAGAAACAAGAACACTCTTGAGGgggtctcctctttgtcctgTCTTCCTGGGCCAGCACAGATTTTGCTCGGTGGAGGATCAGTGGCTGCTGGAGGGATGGTCTCCGCGTCGTGCACGGAAGCTCTTGGAAGCGAAGGTGGAGACTGCGACACCGCTTCCGGCTTCTACGCAAAGGGGCTCTCAGCACGTAGTAGACGCCTGTCAGTAACCCGAGCAAAAGACGAGCGTGCGGAGGGTTTATCCCTTTTTGGAGATTCAGACCTGGATCTGGATGCCGAGGGCGGTCGGATTCGGGGCCGAGGCAGCATCTCTCATGACACGATTCAGAGAGAGCTGGAGGAAGCAGGACGACTCATGGAACTGTTTGACCTTATTGACGTAGACGATACTCAGAAAGTTTCCTGGGAAGCGTTCACAACCTTCGTTGTGGATCGAGGTCGTAATGGAGATGCGCTGAAACGTCTACATATGCAGCGATTGGAGAAGGCGGACTTCCACGATACCCGTGTCCACGTGTGCGCCATCGAGCGCCTCACCACTGCATACGATCCCAGTATAGGGCTCGATGTGGTTTTCTACTACGAGGAAGGTTCCAAAACCGTTGAACTCGTGGACCCTCTCCTCAAACCTATCCAAAATCAGCCGCCCCTGCAGCGCACATTCAACATCACCGCCGTGGCCTACTGCCCTCTTGTCCATCatctcgtcgtcgctgctgcgGATTTGTCTCTGACTTTCTATGACTTGAAGGGAACTCTTGTGTGTCAGGATTCGAACGACTTCCGCATTCCTTCGCCGAGCACCCAGGCGCGTGGTCCTCGTTCAGGTAGTCCGAGCGCTTCAGCCAGCAGGGGTAACGCTACGGACAGCCCCGGGGCACagtcctcgcctttctggcGCGTCACTCGAACGTTCAAAACCCGCACCTCCCAGATtgttctgtttccttcctcttctcgacCCTGGATCTTTTCTGCAGACCACGAGGGCTCCATCTATGCTTGGGACCTAGAAAAAATATGCGGGGGGTCTCTGGGAGCTTCCACTTCCTCACGCGTGGCTCTTTCTGCCGATCCTCTGGCAGACACCGGAGGCGAAAACCCTCAAAGTCGGGTTGTGTCTGAAGCCCGTGCCATCGACTTGGCGACGCTGGTCCCGCCCTCAAAGTCCGACGGCATTCGGCCTCTGTATCTACGTCGCCTAGCAAGCAGCAGTAGCCCCGGCGTCCTGTCTTGGACCCGCGTCGGAGCGCCCTCCAGTGGAGGGATAAGTCCCTACACTGacagcgcgcgcggcaggTCAGACCACGCGTCGGGACGGAGCAGCTACAGGGCGCTTTCTTCTGGGGGAAACTTTGGTTGGGTCAGAGGTATCAAAAGTGGGGATTGCGTCCCAGGCACGCCTGGGGCGGCTCGTAGCCAAAGTCCGGCCTCCTTGCAGCCGCGGTCggggaggcgcagcgcgTCAACGCAGTTGGAGAGGAACCGAGGAGCGTCGCTGGTCAGAGAAATCTCGGCGTCAGACggggtttctctctttgatTCCTTCGCCAATGAGTCGAGGCCTTCGATCGCCCTTGGCAGTCGCCACCAACGCAAGGCGAGTCGAGAACGGGCGAACTCGCTCGCTGCGAACGGCGAAGCGGGAGGCCCATCAGACAGCAGACCTCGAAGTCCTCAAGAGGCCTTTTCACAATCTCGGCCGCCTTCAGAGGCTTCTGAAAGTGACCGCAGCGGAGTTTTGGTTTCTCAAAGTTCGGCCGGCTCCCCGCATTGCCAGCCACTCTGTTCCGACGACCGAACAGCCCAAAGGGGGTCGAATCTCTCCAGTTTATGTGCGACAAACCGGAGTCGGAAAGAGGGTGTCTTTGCGTCCACGAGCGGCTGCAGACGTCGAGTTCGCCAGTCGCCGGGTTATGTGTGTAGCACCAATAGCGGGGGTCAGTTTGGACCTTCGGGGGGGGCACGTTGTCAGACTGGAGAAACCTCTCCGAGCACAAAAGCACAatcctcctcgcctcgcggggctctccgtctcctctacCACCAGTCCCGAGCTACAGGGAGTTCAGGCTCGGCGTCAAGGTCGTCCTCTCAGGCTTTCCAGCCCTCACCAAGTGGAGGCGGACCGTCACGCGGCGCCAGTGTGTCTTCTCCATCAAACACCGACTTGctgtctcgccgcctcggccactctggaggaggcgcagaagcgagtGTCCCAGCCCCGCAAGAGCCTCAGTTTCAGTTCCTATGCTGGAGGCAGTACCGAGCGCACGGCGACATTGTAACGGCCTTTGAGGAACTGGAGGTCATGGATTTGCTGGCGTCCTGCGGCATGGATGCGAAAATCTACCTTTGGGACGCAGAGAGTGGAGAACTGAAACGCAGTCTTGATGGGCACGTGCGAGGGGTTCGAGCGCTTTGCTTCGACGTTGAAAACCGTGTActtctctctggaggctTCGACTACAAGTTGCTGGCTTGGAATCCGTACGTGGGGAAAAAACTCCACACAGTTCGCGGGCATTCCGCGCCGGTAGTCAGTATCTGCATGCTTGGACCACAGAGTCGTCAGTTTGTCTCTTTTGACTCCGAAGGCATCGTGAAGGCCTGGGACCTCAGCACTTCGGCGTGCCTACAGACGCTGGTGACTGAGGACCAATCCTGCGTTCGCGCTGTCATTGCGCTTCCTTATCATCGCACACTGGTGTCTGCCGGGCGAAAGCTCGTCGCTCTCAAGTACGGTCTGATCCAAGAATCCACATCAGCCGGTTCGggccgaggcgcgagaaatgACTTCCAACCTGCTTGGGGCGGTAAATCGCCTGTGCGACACCGCAGCCAGCACACTCTGTTCGGCAAAACGTCTCTCGGCTTGAAGGGCCGTGGCGCGCAGCTCGATGAAGGAGGCAGTCCCGAATCCTCGGCCGAGCCGCTGCTGGCCAAAGCTGTCGCTCACCTGGTCGTGCGCGTTCTTGTCACCGCCGCAGGAAAGCACCTCCGCGTTTGGGACCTCTGCACAggcgctctcgtctcttctaTCGAACATGTGTGTCAAGGGGATCACTGCATTAGTGATATCTGCATGGATGAAAAGGGCCGGAAGGTTTTCGTCGCCGACCAGCAAGGCTGCATCTGTGCGTACAGCGTTTGCACGGGTCAACTCCTTCAGCGCTTCAGCAGCCACCGGTCGGAAGTCTCCCAACTTCTGTATGTCGGCGGCGAGGACAAGAACCTCATCTCTGTATCCTGGGACCGGTCCATCGTTATCCACAACGACGCACCCGTTTCTCCTCCTAAAAAGGCCCGAGGAGGCTGCCTAACTGCTGGCGAGTGGGAAGGCGCGGCCGCGCTGCCATGCACGCCGTCTGTGGCGGTGGGGAGTCCCCAAAGCTCCGGTGGATTGGCAGCCGTTCCGCCCGAGCCTACGcgggcgggagaagaggacgcaAGTGGGACTTGCGCTTTGCCTGCAGACAGACCCAAGAGTGAACCGCGGATGGCGGTGGAAGGCAGCCCCGGCCGAACTTGCTCCAGCTGGCGGAGTTTTGTCGGTAGCGGGGGACGAAGGGTTCCTCGGGCACCTTCCCGCGGCCTCGTGGTAGGGTATCGGAGCGACCTCGACAAAGGCGGTTCTCCTCCGCACGGGACGCGGCATGCCTCTTCAGAGGACCCAGCCTTGTCCACGCTTGCACGAGCTGGGGCCGTGCCTGCCGATtcgccgcaggcgcgcggCGAGGGACGAATCTGGCGAAAGGTCAAGAACGCACACCTAGGAGATGTGACGTGTTGCGCGTTCAGTCGGCGCCTGGGCATGCTTGCGACGGGCGGTACGGACCGAGCAATCTTTGTGTGGGACTACGAACGCCTTAGGCGCGTCACCAGCCTCTTTGGTCACAGGCACGAGCTGGCAAACGTGTCGTTCATCGAGCCTCTGCCGCTCCTTTGTTCCGCCGACGTTGGCGGGACGCTGTGCATCTGGGTCTTGCCCCCTCACCCTCACGCCCTTCGAGTTCTTGAGACGGTTCCCTCGCCAGCCCTCGGTCCACATCCCGCGCCGCCGGGGCCGGCACACGTGATGGGGACAGGAAGCTCTTCCCGGCGCGCGTCCGACCCTCCGGGTGCCGGGGATggcctcggcggcggcgcgggacTGCCTGGAgggcgcagcagagaagcctggaaagaaaggcgcggGGTAACGTGGCAGCCAACGGAACCGGGGCTTTCGGGCCACAGGCGACTGTCTACGGAGGGCCCTTCCAAAGGCACGGCGAG of the Neospora caninum Liverpool complete genome, chromosome XII genome contains:
- a CDS encoding putative WD-repeat protein; amino-acid sequence: MKRTGASGGRGSLLISQPFQSNALTYQHALGLPACDDPLRCLTGGQENSRENDPGRRSTKNPVARERVSDAFSGGRSAGPAALVDAFPNSLGNGHGGKRDGTSSATESENYVQTPRQLLRKRSTRRGVLSEAEMLDRLTNQKIAEIQYEFAARNGEVDVVEFIHILGRQLRDAEETEVDCVAGAPRNKNTLEGVSSLSCLPGPAQILLGGGSVAAGGMVSASCTEALGSEGGDCDTASGFYAKGLSARSRRLSVTRAKDERAEGLSLFGDSDLDLDAEGGRIRGRGSISHDTIQRELEEAGRLMELFDLIDVDDTQKVSWEAFTTFVVDRGRNGDALKRLHMQRLEKADFHDTRVHVCAIERLTTAYDPSIGLDVVFYYEEGSKTVELVDPLLKPIQNQPPLQRTFNITAVAYCPLVHHLVVAAADLSLTFYDLKGTLVCQDSNDFRIPSPSTQARGPRSGSPSASASRGNATDSPGAQSSPFWRVTRTFKTRTSQIVLFPSSSRPWIFSADHEGSIYAWDLEKICGGSLGASTSSRVALSADPLADTGGENPQSRVVSEARAIDLATLVPPSKSDGIRPLYLRRLASSSSPGVLSWTRVGAPSSGGISPYTDSARGRSDHASGRSSYRALSSGGNFGWVRGIKSGDCVPGTPGAARSQSPASLQPRSGRRSASTQLERNRGASLVREISASDGVSLFDSFANESRPSIALGSRHQRKASRERANSLAANGEAGGPSDSRPRSPQEAFSQSRPPSEASESDRSGVLVSQSSAGSPHCQPLCSDDRTAQRGSNLSSLCATNRSRKEGVFASTSGCRRRVRQSPGYVCSTNSGGQFGPSGGARCQTGETSPSTKAQSSSPRGALRLLYHQSRATGSSGSASRSSSQAFQPSPSGGGPSRGASVSSPSNTDLLSRRLGHSGGGAEASVPAPQEPQFQFLCWRQYRAHGDIVTAFEELEVMDLLASCGMDAKIYLWDAESGELKRSLDGHVRGVRALCFDVENRVLLSGGFDYKLLAWNPYVGKKLHTVRGHSAPVVSICMLGPQSRQFVSFDSEGIVKAWDLSTSACLQTLVTEDQSCVRAVIALPYHRTLVSAGRKLVALKYGLIQESTSAGSGRGARNDFQPAWGGKSPVRHRSQHTLFGKTSLGLKGRGAQLDEGGSPESSAEPLLAKAVAHLVVRVLVTAAGKHLRVWDLCTGALVSSIEHVCQGDHCISDICMDEKGRKVFVADQQGCICAYSVCTGQLLQRFSSHRSEVSQLLYVGGEDKNLISVSWDRSIVIHNDAPVSPPKKARGGCLTAGEWEGAAALPCTPSVAVGSPQSSGGLAAVPPEPTRAGEEDASGTCALPADRPKSEPRMAVEGSPGRTCSSWRSFVGSGGRRVPRAPSRGLVVGYRSDLDKGGSPPHGTRHASSEDPALSTLARAGAVPADSPQARGEGRIWRKVKNAHLGDVTCCAFSRRLGMLATGGTDRAIFVWDYERLRRVTSLFGHRHELANVSFIEPLPLLCSADVGGTLCIWVLPPHPHALRVLETVPSPALGPHPAPPGPAHVMGTGSSSRRASDPPGAGDGLGGGAGLPGGRSREAWKERRGVTWQPTEPGLSGHRRLSTEGPSKGTARAGGTGTAAGSLHAVSLPPHVYPGLSRDSSDAVRLSSGDGRVASPLGHTSRDGQRGSPVLRAPNGVGEASEVPNAPASANASAPPSSGPAVDSRVRGLPVTLLLLRIVDMERVGTTTPLTALAVACRMPAASGASEGRCLRFANSAIATCSPPHGEGTDLLSPASTSQSATGSGQAGLTRKLSPPPSLQGGMQRRTSRGQEDTTDIPGVPHSTTFLTSNDGSEPPASRLDDTSTASDAILATGASRVRQPCSNPSGNDAPREDTSSPSLSFLRSHSEELGSVGEILIFAGDERGRVRVWDVSVILALLPGTEQVMPKTDWQPHRVYCDDLRDSTMGLFKQMVPLHRVAKLPFYALPKPTDSNAATMQTRGRWPESPPCLPSRLATSKAALVEERERLDSGSAARGEDRELAAGWPQTRPASPEAVDPAWVGREGTSSLAQNRVRISSADAPTNGNALALPSRPARGSPDSRPPSRPLAPIVARVRDERGVTPTVQGAARSSTRPDARETDPGDTAGSSLARYPSSEPLTTQRRNSVRAPGAGALGLPDRSSSVTARLSGGPGSGVGGADSVDVSPYFGCNWSGEPAATMDPFLPTDEAPALFPRAPVKLVGMWKAHRGSVKSLQVLPLGNSSLQRNARSAHSGRVRTSPSGASDEELGSVNPQSAPSRRGRPPPVKTLLVSAGEDGAARIWDVSALSRSEEPPRRTLPTMFLDLAQERHSAPMRGAGLKPAHGPSFAHYPSLPAPSREAGVDGDVRDSALAPTPAARNSPLRLQTHGSVPALPPSRSPRSGDKDSRAGCPRSTEAGGTWPDAEERGAWAVPSSDSSCASGASNFRVGTLSRGSTPWRAGRGGALGGPDQSVVLVGDLQAQASAFQGEAGRGSDAYGEPPAVGLTVGCATLWDIDFAELDGAPGVGNGSGAPPVGARRLLETHLRVKELARQQQLKEEQAAVQLERSLQFEVPHLLLPRGGKDPSEEGEARRGRDGGGDSRKTLQKDALPEEYAIGPNGQFILGGGNWVKGGDKGGGIWAAVYAKRRSLMDRTASF